TTGCCGCCCACATACCCGTCGCCGATGAGGTATCCAAGCAACCGTGCGTGCGCGGGAGGCACGGGTTCGACGTCGCCGAAGCTGCCGGCTCGCCGCGGTCGCGCGACGCGGTCACCAACCGCGAGCTCGGCCGCCTCGCGCCATCCGCGGTCGGTGAGGATCTTGTGATCGGGCGTGACGCGCAACACCGTGCCGTCGCGGAGTTGCAGACCGATCACTTCCTGCTCGCCTTGGACGAACCGATCCACGATCGGGCGGACGTGCAGCTTCCCGGCCTTGTCGGCGGCCACCACCGAGCCGCCCACATCGTCGTGGACGATGTCTTCGATGAGATGAGTGAGGCCTGTTGTCGGGTCGAACACCTTCGTGCCGGCGGCGACACACTTGTTCTTCACGACCTTCACGCGAGTGCGGTTGCCGGTGACTTCCGCGCCGTCCTTGATCGACTCGATGCGGCGGATGTCGAGCCGCACCGACGAGTAGAACTTCAGCGCGCGGCCGCCCGGGGTCGTCTCAGGTGAGCCGAAGACGATTCCTATTTTTTCTCGCAACTGGTTGATGAAGATGCAGATCGTGCGCGAGCGGTTGAGGTTGCCGGTGAGCTTGCGGAGCGCCTGACTCATCAGCCGGGCCTGGAGACCCATGTGCGAGTCGCCCATCTCGCCTTCGATCTCGGCGCGGGGCACGAGCGCGGCGACCGAGTCGATGACGATCACGTCGAGCGCGCCCGAGCGGATGAGCATGTCGGCGATCTCGAGCGCCTGCTCACCGGTGTCGGGCTGCGAGATGTAGAGGTCGTCGACGTTCACGCCGATGGCCGCGGCGTACACCGGGTCCATCGCGTGCTCGGCATCGATGTACGCGCAGATGCCGCCGTTGCGCTGCGCTTCGGCGACCACGTGCATGGCGAGCGTGGACTTGCCCGACGACTCGGGTCCGAAGATCTCGACCACGCGGCCGCGAGGGAGGCCGCCGATGCCGAGGGCGATGTCGAGCGCGAGCGCGCCGGTGGGGATGGCGGCCACGCCCACATGGCCCCGCTCCCCCAACCGCATGATGGCGCCCTTGCCGTAGTTCTTCTCGATCTGGCCGAGCGCCATCTCGAGGGCCTGGTCTCGTTCCACGGTAGAACCCTCCTGATATCTGAAAGCCCTGGTATCTGAAGCCTGGGATCTGAGCGGATCTGCTGCGGGGAAGCCGTCGAGGAGGAAGGTACGACGGGGGTATGACACTTACGCGGAAACTACACCTGTGCAACTTAGCCGAACACCCGTTCGGGGGCAAGCACCCATGCCTAGAGTCTCGCTGTGGCCCGGAGCCGGACCGACCAGACAGTCGTCTGGGGCATCGCGAGCGGCCTGTTGTTCCTCGTTGCGGCGACCCTCTTTGCCGCCGCGCTCACGGTGGACGACGACGCCTCGTGGATCTGTGCCGGCCTCGCTTCACTCCTCGGTCTGCTCGCTGTTGTGTCCTTCTCCCTCGCTCTCGCCGTGCACTTCGAGCTCTGGCCCTACCCACCAGAGCCCGACCGGCAGACCACTCCTCGCAGCGGCTCGGTGCAGCTGACCCGCCGGCCCGCCGACGCATCCGACACGGAGTTCGCCCGGGACGCGCATCACCGCGCCTACCGAGACGTCGTCGAGCGCCAGTTCGGGAGCTGGAACCGGGAGGAGCAAGACGGGTTCTTCGACCGCAACTGGGCAGGTGGCGGGGTCGAGGTGCTGCTGTGCGACGACACCCCGTGCGGTTACGTCGCCGTCGAGCAGCGAACGGACGACCTCTACGTCCGTGAGCTCGTGATCCTCCCGGAGTTCCAGAATCGAGGGATCGGCTCGGCAGTCCTCGCAGAGACACTCGACCTCGCGAACAGCCGGGACGCCCCGGTGCACCTGCAAGTGCTCCGCGAGAACCGCGCGCGGTTGCTCTACGAGCGGCTGGGCTTCACGGAAACCGGCCGCACCTCCACGCACGTTCTCCTCGAGCGCGGCACCCGCCGACCGGAACCTACGGTCACGCCACCATGACACTCCGGCGAGTCGCGTTCGAAGGGCCGATCAACTTCCGCGACCTCGGCGGCTACCCCGTGGAGGGCGGAGGGCACGTGCGGTGGGGCCGTCTCTACCGCAGCGACTCGCTCCACACGATCACGCCCGACGACGTGCCTATGCTGCGCGAGCTCGGTGTTCGTACCGCCATCGACTTCCGCTCCAGCGACGAGATCGACCGCCTCGGCATCGGGCCGCTCGGCGAGGTCTCCGTCCGTCACGTGCACTGCCCCACGTTCGACGGCGCGCGCACAGAGGAACCCCCGATGTTCGAGGGAAAGACGGCCGCGGAGTTCTACGCGCTCATGATGGACCGCGGCGCCGGCGCGTACGTGGCCGCGCTCGAATCGCTGACCGAGCCGGGCGCGCTCCCCTCGGTGTTCTTCTGCGTCGCCGGAAAGGACCGCACCGGATGCTTCGCGGCGCTCGTGCTCGGTCTCCTGGGCGTCTCGAACGACGACATCGTGCTGGACTATGCGCTCACGCAGGAAATCGTGCCGATCCTCACCGCGCGCCGTCTCGAGCGCGACGGGCCTGAGGTCGACGCCGAGCGCTGGAAGCACATCCCGCCGGACTTGCGCGAAGCGCGAGTCCACGTGATGGAAGAGCTCGTCGGAATCATGCACGAACGCTGGGGAAGCTGGGAGGGATACGCCGGCGCCGCGGGAATCGGCACCGAAGTAGTGGCGCGCCTCCGCGAGGAACTTCTTGGAGGCGGCGCTCAGTAAACAGGGGTCTTCATTCGGTACTGAAGCGTTCCCAGGCTGCCTGCCGCGTGATACCGAGCGCGTCACCGATCTCTGCCCACGTGCATCGTTGTTGGCGTGCCATCGCGACGATTTCCGGTACCGCCGCCTGGACGCTCTGAGTCGACTTCCTAATGCCGCGCAGCGCGCCGAGGGGGTCGCGGTCGGCGTTCTCGATGCTGAGATTCATCCTGACGTGCGTGCGTTTCTTCGCCATGCTGCTCTTCTCTGTCTGTTCCTCAGCGTCAAGCCAACCTTACAACTGTCAAGCTAACTTGTCAATCAGACGCGGATCACGTCGAGGCCGGGAACGCCGTCGTAGTCGGCGTCCCGGGAGACGACGGGCATCTCGTACGTGAGCGCAGTCGCCGCGATCCACGAGTCGTTCATCGGCATGCGACGGCCCGCGTCGCGCAATGCAAGTCGCAAGACGGCCCACACTGACGCGACGTCGCGGTCGACCGGCAGCGGCTCGAGCACCTCTGCGAGCGTCAGGGTGTCGAGTCGCCGCGCACGCGTCGGGCCGTCGGCAGCCGCGAGCACGCCGAGGCGGAGTTCGCCGATCGTCACGACGGACACGCTGATCTGCTCCGGCGGGTCACCACTCAGCGGACGCTCCAACTCGAGCGCGATGAAGAGCGAGGTGTCGGCGAGGGCGAGTGATGCCCTCACCGGATCGGTGCATCGTCGGTGGTGTCGGGAAGCAACTCGCGCAGCTCGTCGGCGAGCGCGGCGTCGGCGCGACCGCGTTCCAGAGCGGCCCGGAACGCGTCCCAGCGCATCGACCGGGGGCGCATCGGCAGCGGAACGAGATCGGCGACCGGGCGTCCCTGCACGGTGACCCGGAGGCGCTCGCCCGACTCGACCCTCCGGAGCACGGCGCTCACGTCGTTGCGCAGCTCGCGGGCCGGGATCTCGTCCATTTGCCGAGTGTCGGGTGTAGCAGAACTGCTACACCGCTCCGCCGAGCGGGAAGCTCGCCACCTCGCGGTAGACGGCGCCGTCCCAGCGAGTATCGCTCTCCATCAGCAGCACCTCGGAGACGTCCCAGAGCGGACCGACCGGGCCGTCGCCCAGCGAGTGCACGAGGTTCGCCAACGGCCGCGCCCGATGCGAGCGCGCGATCGTGAGGTGTGGGCTGAAGTCGCGCTGCTCCGGCTCGTAGCCGAGCGGCTCGGTCGCGCGCTGCACCGCGTCGGCCAGCCGCGCGAGCTCGGGCTCACCCTCGTCGAGCCCGATCCACACCACCGCGGCGCGCGACGTCGACGGGAACGCTCCCGCGCCACCCAGCGCGAGCGTCACGGGGGGCATGCCGTGGAGCCCCCAGCGCAGGGCATCGGTGAGCTCGTCGGCGTCGTCGATAGATCCGAGGAACTGGAGGGTGAGGTGCCACTGCCCCGCGTGCGTCCAGTTCAGACGAGGCGGTCCGACCGGGCGGACGGGCGCGACCGCACGCTCCACCGCGTCGAGCACCTCGGGCGGCGGCACGACCGCGACGAAGGCGCGCCGCAAAGTGGTCACGTCGACCCGCTCACGTCATCTGGGTCAAGGCAGCGCGAGGAGTCGCATTCGCAGCAGGTTGAGCACCGAGATCGTGGAGAACTGCCGGATGCGCTCGCGGTCGAACGGCAGCCGCGCGGTGACCGCCTCGGTCTCGTGGCCCGGGACCGCGATCCCGTACCAGACCGTGCCGACGGGCTGGCCCTCCATCTCGTCGGGGCCCGCCACGCCCGTGGCGGAGATCCCGACGTCGGCGCCGAGCACGCGCTGTGCGCCCTCGGCCATCTCCTTCGCCGCGGCTTCGGTGATGACGTGCTCGGCGGTCACGCCGAGGATCTCGCGCTTCACTTCGGTGGCGTAGGACGCGATCGAGCCGCGGAACGTGCGGCTCGCGCCGGGAACGTTGGCGATGCGCGCGCCGATGAACCCGCCGGTGAGCGACTCGGCGACGCCGAGCGACCAACCGCGCGCCTCGCACAGCCGCAACACTTCCGACTCCATCGTGTCGTCGTTCACCGCGAACACCAACTCGCCGAGCACCGAGCGCAGCTCACGGTCTTCCGCGTCGAGCAACTCGCGCGCTTCGTCCTCGGTGGGCGCCTTGGCGGTCATGCGCACGTAGATGCCCTCGATCCCTCGCGCGAGGAACGCGATGGTGGGGTTCGTCTGCTGGTCGACCCGTTCGGCGATCATCTCCGCGAGCCCCGACTCCGAGGCGCCCCACGTCTTCAGCGACCGCGACACGATCACCGCTCGCTCCCCCGACCGCTCGAGCAGGTCGGGCAGCACGAACTTCGTGATCATCTCGGTCATCTCGTACGGCACGCCGGGCACCGCGTAGATGATCTTCACCTCCCCGTCCGGCATCGGGACCTCGCACCGCAGCCCGGGCGCGGTGCCGATCGGGTTCGGGATCACGTCGCCGCCCTTCGGCACGTCGGCCTGCCGCAGGTTGTTCTCGGGCATCGGGCGACCACGACCTCCGAAGAGCCGAGCGACGTGCTCGATGAGCTCCTCGCGACGCTCGAGCTCGACGCCCATCACCTCGGCGACCGCCTCACGTGTGACGTCGTCGGGCGTGGGCCCGATGCCGCCGCACACGATGACGGCGTCGGCGCGGTCGAGCAACTCACGCAGGCACTGCACCATGCGACCGAGGTTGTCGCCCACCTTGCGGTGCTCGCAGGTGTCGAGGCCCGCCGCCGACAGCTGCTCCCCGATCCACGAGCTATTGGTGTCGACGATCTGGCCGAGCAGCAATTCGGTGCCGATCGCGAGGACGTCAACCCGCATCGGCGGCCCGCTGCGTCTGCTGCTTCCACCCTCGGCGCACGATGTCGAGCGCCGACACCACCGTGAGCGCGATCGCGATCCAGAGGATCGTGTCGTGCACCGTCGCCCACTCGTAGGTGGGCGGGAAGAGCACGATGCCGACCGCGAGGAACTGGAAGAACGCCTTCCACTTGCCCATCTGGAGCGCCGGGAGCGAGATGCCACGGCGCCCCGCGAACGACCGGTAGATCGAGATCCCCACCTCGCGCACCGCGACGATGGTGACTGCGGCCCACGAGAAGTCGCCGCGAAGACCGAGCGCGAAGAACCCACCGATCACGAGGAACTTGTCGGCCAAGGGATCGAGGAACGCGCCCGAGCGCGTCGCCCCGTCGCGGCGTGCGAGCCAGCCGTCGAGCCGGTCGGTGCACGCGAGCACGAACCACAGGGTCACCGTGAGCCAGGTGGAACCGCGATCCGCGATCAACAGCAGCGTGGGCACGGCGAGCACCAGCCGTGCGACGGTGACGAAGTTCGCCGGTGTGGCGATCGCGCTGTCGCTGAACCTTTTGACGCGCTCGCTCTCTGCGAGCCGGGATACCCGGCTCGCGGGCGTTCGCTCGCTGGCGAGCGCGCTGCGCTCCCTCCGGTCGCTGCGCGCGCCGCTGGCGCCGGATGTCACGGCAGGCCCTTGGCCACGAGGTCGGTGCCGAACGCGTCGGTGACGTGCGCGCGGACGAGCGCGCCGGGGCGCGCCCATTCGGCGTCGAGATGCACCACGCCGTCGATCTCGGGAGCCTCGCGATAGGTGCGACCGACGAGCACGCCGGAATCTTCGTCACGCCCGTCGACGAGCACGGAGATCTCGGCGCCCACAAGCCCGTCGCGCGCGCCGCGCGTGATGGGCTCCTGCACGTCTTCACACTCGCGCAGCCACTCTCCCACCAGGTACTCCGGTACCGCGCCCGGGAGCGACGCCGCGGGCGTGCCGTCCTCACGCGAGAACGCGAAGAACCCTGCCCAGTCGAGTTGCGCGGCTTCGAGAAACGCGAGGAGCGCGTCGTGCTGCGCTTCGTCCTCGCCCGGGAAGCCCACGATGAACGACGACCGGAACGCAGCGTCGGGCTCCTCCGCGCGGATCGACTCGATCATCGAAAGGAAGCGCTCGCCGCTCCCCCACCGCTTCATCGCGCGCAGCAGCGCGGGGTCCGCGTGCTGGAGCGACAGGTCGAAGTAGGGGACGACCGTCGGGAGCTCGAGCATCGTCGCCACCAGCGGGTCGCGCACCTCGCTCGGATACAGGTAGAGGAGGCGCACACGGGCGAGCCCGTCGGACGCGAGACGATCGAGGCGGCGGAGCAACGGCTCGAGTGAACCCGGCTCGCCCGCGTCGCGCCCGTACCACGCGAGGTCCTGCGCGACCAGCACGATCTCGGCGACGCCGCCGTTTACCAGCCCGCGCACCTCGGCTTCGATCGACTCGGGTGTGCGCGACCGTTGCTTGCCGCGGAACGACGGGATCGCGCAGAACGCGCATGCGCGGTCGCAGCCCTCCGCGATCTTCACGTAGGCCCACGGCAGCGAAGGGGCGGCCCGCGGCAGCTCGAGGAGATCGCGGACGCCGGTCGGTTTCCGGCGCGGTGGACCCAACGACACCACCTGGGCAAGCGAACCCTCGCCCGCGAACCCCACGACGGCGTCGACCTCGGGCAGCGCGGCGGCGAGCTCGTCGCCGGCGCGCTCCGCGAGGCAGCCGGTGACCACGAGCTTCGCCCCCGGCTTGCGGACGGCCGCCAGCGCCAGGATGGTGTCGATCGACTCCTGGCGCGCAGCCTCGATGAACGCACACGTGTTCACCACGACGACGTCGGCCTCGTCGGGGCCGGAGGCAGCCGCGAGCCCGTCGGCCACGAGGGACGCCACGACCTTGTCGGAGTCGACCGCGTTCTTCGGGCAGCCGAGAGTCTCGACCCAAAACATTGGCTCGTTCACTGCGGCGCAGGATACCTGCGCCGCGGACGTTCGCTCCCCTATGTCGTTGCGCTTGCCATCTGTGCTCGGCGGAGCGCGCCCTCCACGAGGAGCACCAGCGTCTCCTTCACGTGGAGTCGGTTGCGCGCGTCACAGAGGACCACCGGCACGTTGGCCGGCACCGACAGGGCCTCGCGCACCTCGCGCGGGTGATGCCGGTACACACCGTGGAAGAGGTTCACCGCGACGACGAACGGGATGCCCAGGTGCTCGAAGTAGTCGACGGCCGGGAAGCAGTCCGCGACGCGCCGGGTGTCGACGAGCACGATCCCGCCGACGGCGCCGCGCACGAGCTCGTCCCAGAGGAACAGGAACCGGTCCTGGCCCGGCGTGCCGAACAGGTACAGCACCATGTCGGGCCCGAGCGTGATCCGCCCGAAGTCCATCGCAACCGTCGTGCCGGTCTTCGTGGTCACCGGCCCGGGGAAGTCGACGCCCAGGCTCTCGACCGTGATGTCGGCCTCGGTGGTGAGGGGCTCGATCTCGGAGATGGTGCCCACGAACGTGGTCTTGCCCACGGCGTAACCACCGGCGACCACGAGCTTCATCGAGACGGGAAGGTCAGAGTGCACGGATACCCTCCAACAGCCGTTCGAGCAGCCGCACGTCGCGATGCTCGGCGCGTTCTTCTGTTGCCTGTCGCACCTGCACCATCTGCGCGTCGGCAAGGTCGCCGACGAGCACGCGCACGACTCCGACCGGGGTGCCGAGGCGCGCCGCGAGCTCTGCGACCGACGTGGGGGTCTGGCACAGCTCGATGATCTTGCGGTCCTCCGGGGTGGCATGCCGGCCGAGCTGCTCCGTCGCGACCAGAGCGAGCACCGGAGCGTGCAGCTCGAACGCGCCGAGCGACGAGCTCGTACGTCCACGCGTGAGCACGTACGGGCGCACGACCCCGCGGCGCGGAAGATCCAACACGTCCTGCTCTGTACCCGAGGGCTCCTCGTCCATGGGAGCGTCTCCCGGTGGGCCCTCGCCAATCACCGGATCGCCGGTCACCGGATCGCCGATCGCGGGAGCAACGTCTGCAGCTCCGATACGAGACCCGGTGTCAGCGCGCTCGCACACTTCTCGACGAGGACCGCCATCTCGTAGCCGACGAGGCCGACGTCACACGGACGTTCCGTCGTGACCGCGAGCACCGACGTGTCACTCACACGCATCACGAAGAGCATCGCCTGGTCCATCTCGACGATCACCTCGTACACGCGGCCGCCACCGATGGGCGCCGAAGCGCCCTTGGCGATGCTGAGGAGCCCGGCCGACACCGCGGCGAGGCGATCGCCGGAGCTCCGGTCGAGCCCGTCGGACAGCGCGATGAGAAGGCCGTCGGACGACACCACCGTCGCCTCCTTCACACCCGGCACACGCTCGACGAAGTTGGACACGAGCCAGTTGAGGTTGCGCGCCTCCGTGCTGAGCTGGGTCATCGCTCGTCCTCTCGATACTGACCTGGTCGATGCTGATCTGGCGGAACGCTGGCAGCGGGCGGTGGCCCGTCGACGGCCTCGTCGTGCTCCGCGCGCCCGCGGCGCTTGCCCAGGTCGTGGCGCGTGAGCAGCTCGTGCACGCGGTATGGCCGGAGCGGATCGGCCTCCGCAACCCGCTCGTCAGCTTCGACGGTGGGCTGGTGGCTCAGGTGGTG
This portion of the Acidimicrobiia bacterium genome encodes:
- a CDS encoding GNAT family N-acetyltransferase; amino-acid sequence: MARSRTDQTVVWGIASGLLFLVAATLFAAALTVDDDASWICAGLASLLGLLAVVSFSLALAVHFELWPYPPEPDRQTTPRSGSVQLTRRPADASDTEFARDAHHRAYRDVVERQFGSWNREEQDGFFDRNWAGGGVEVLLCDDTPCGYVAVEQRTDDLYVRELVILPEFQNRGIGSAVLAETLDLANSRDAPVHLQVLRENRARLLYERLGFTETGRTSTHVLLERGTRRPEPTVTPP
- a CDS encoding tyrosine-protein phosphatase; the protein is MTLRRVAFEGPINFRDLGGYPVEGGGHVRWGRLYRSDSLHTITPDDVPMLRELGVRTAIDFRSSDEIDRLGIGPLGEVSVRHVHCPTFDGARTEEPPMFEGKTAAEFYALMMDRGAGAYVAALESLTEPGALPSVFFCVAGKDRTGCFAALVLGLLGVSNDDIVLDYALTQEIVPILTARRLERDGPEVDAERWKHIPPDLREARVHVMEELVGIMHERWGSWEGYAGAAGIGTEVVARLREELLGGGAQ
- a CDS encoding type II toxin-antitoxin system VapC family toxin — protein: MRASLALADTSLFIALELERPLSGDPPEQISVSVVTIGELRLGVLAAADGPTRARRLDTLTLAEVLEPLPVDRDVASVWAVLRLALRDAGRRMPMNDSWIAATALTYEMPVVSRDADYDGVPGLDVIRV
- a CDS encoding type II toxin-antitoxin system prevent-host-death family antitoxin produces the protein MDEIPARELRNDVSAVLRRVESGERLRVTVQGRPVADLVPLPMRPRSMRWDAFRAALERGRADAALADELRELLPDTTDDAPIR
- the thpR gene encoding RNA 2',3'-cyclic phosphodiesterase; this encodes MTTLRRAFVAVVPPPEVLDAVERAVAPVRPVGPPRLNWTHAGQWHLTLQFLGSIDDADELTDALRWGLHGMPPVTLALGGAGAFPSTSRAAVVWIGLDEGEPELARLADAVQRATEPLGYEPEQRDFSPHLTIARSHRARPLANLVHSLGDGPVGPLWDVSEVLLMESDTRWDGAVYREVASFPLGGAV
- a CDS encoding competence/damage-inducible protein A, which codes for MRVDVLAIGTELLLGQIVDTNSSWIGEQLSAAGLDTCEHRKVGDNLGRMVQCLRELLDRADAVIVCGGIGPTPDDVTREAVAEVMGVELERREELIEHVARLFGGRGRPMPENNLRQADVPKGGDVIPNPIGTAPGLRCEVPMPDGEVKIIYAVPGVPYEMTEMITKFVLPDLLERSGERAVIVSRSLKTWGASESGLAEMIAERVDQQTNPTIAFLARGIEGIYVRMTAKAPTEDEARELLDAEDRELRSVLGELVFAVNDDTMESEVLRLCEARGWSLGVAESLTGGFIGARIANVPGASRTFRGSIASYATEVKREILGVTAEHVITEAAAKEMAEGAQRVLGADVGISATGVAGPDEMEGQPVGTVWYGIAVPGHETEAVTARLPFDRERIRQFSTISVLNLLRMRLLALP
- a CDS encoding CDP-alcohol phosphatidyltransferase family protein produces the protein MTSGASGARSDRRERSALASERTPASRVSRLAESERVKRFSDSAIATPANFVTVARLVLAVPTLLLIADRGSTWLTVTLWFVLACTDRLDGWLARRDGATRSGAFLDPLADKFLVIGGFFALGLRGDFSWAAVTIVAVREVGISIYRSFAGRRGISLPALQMGKWKAFFQFLAVGIVLFPPTYEWATVHDTILWIAIALTVVSALDIVRRGWKQQTQRAADAG
- the rimO gene encoding 30S ribosomal protein S12 methylthiotransferase RimO; translated protein: MNEPMFWVETLGCPKNAVDSDKVVASLVADGLAAASGPDEADVVVVNTCAFIEAARQESIDTILALAAVRKPGAKLVVTGCLAERAGDELAAALPEVDAVVGFAGEGSLAQVVSLGPPRRKPTGVRDLLELPRAAPSLPWAYVKIAEGCDRACAFCAIPSFRGKQRSRTPESIEAEVRGLVNGGVAEIVLVAQDLAWYGRDAGEPGSLEPLLRRLDRLASDGLARVRLLYLYPSEVRDPLVATMLELPTVVPYFDLSLQHADPALLRAMKRWGSGERFLSMIESIRAEEPDAAFRSSFIVGFPGEDEAQHDALLAFLEAAQLDWAGFFAFSREDGTPAASLPGAVPEYLVGEWLRECEDVQEPITRGARDGLVGAEISVLVDGRDEDSGVLVGRTYREAPEIDGVVHLDAEWARPGALVRAHVTDAFGTDLVAKGLP
- a CDS encoding ATP/GTP-binding protein, which translates into the protein MKLVVAGGYAVGKTTFVGTISEIEPLTTEADITVESLGVDFPGPVTTKTGTTVAMDFGRITLGPDMVLYLFGTPGQDRFLFLWDELVRGAVGGIVLVDTRRVADCFPAVDYFEHLGIPFVVAVNLFHGVYRHHPREVREALSVPANVPVVLCDARNRLHVKETLVLLVEGALRRAQMASATT
- a CDS encoding DUF742 domain-containing protein, with amino-acid sequence MDEEPSGTEQDVLDLPRRGVVRPYVLTRGRTSSSLGAFELHAPVLALVATEQLGRHATPEDRKIIELCQTPTSVAELAARLGTPVGVVRVLVGDLADAQMVQVRQATEERAEHRDVRLLERLLEGIRAL
- a CDS encoding roadblock/LC7 domain-containing protein, giving the protein MTQLSTEARNLNWLVSNFVERVPGVKEATVVSSDGLLIALSDGLDRSSGDRLAAVSAGLLSIAKGASAPIGGGRVYEVIVEMDQAMLFVMRVSDTSVLAVTTERPCDVGLVGYEMAVLVEKCASALTPGLVSELQTLLPRSAIR